In the Setaria italica strain Yugu1 chromosome VI, Setaria_italica_v2.0, whole genome shotgun sequence genome, one interval contains:
- the LOC111257690 gene encoding uncharacterized protein LOC111257690 — MDGGSGLNLLYPETLDAMGIDCSRLRPSMAPFHGVVPGKQATPLGQIDLPVTFGTPSNYRKEVLTFEVVGFRGTYHAILGRPCYAKFMAIPNYTYLKLKLPGPNGVITVGTTFQKAYECDVECCEYAARPSCPPT; from the coding sequence atggacgggggcagcggcctcaatcTCCTTTAccccgagaccctcgacgctatggggatcgattgctcccgcctccgtcccagcatgGCACCCTTCCATGGTgttgtgccagggaagcaggcgacgcctcttgggcagatcgacctgcccgtcacgttcgggaccccttccaactataggaaggaggtcctcaccttcgaggtggtagggtttcgcggaacctaccatgccatcttgggacggccatgctacgcgaagttcatggcaatccccaactacacctacctcaagctcaagctgccagggcccaacggggtcatcaccgtcggcacaaccttccagaaggcatacgagtgcgacgtcgagtgctgtgagtacgccgcg